The following are encoded together in the Phaseolus vulgaris cultivar G19833 chromosome 9, P. vulgaris v2.0, whole genome shotgun sequence genome:
- the LOC137822738 gene encoding glu S.griseus protease inhibitor-like, which yields MSSYCKGKRSWPELVGINGETATQIIVKENPRVEALTVPEGSFVSTDFRCDRVRVFVNYKNTVTRVPNIG from the exons ATGTCAAGTTATTGCAAAG GTAAACGCTCGTGGCCGGAATTGGTTGGCATAAATGGAGAAACAGCAACACAAATCATCGTGAAGGAAAACCCAAGAGTGGAGGCTTTAACTGTGCCAGAAGGATCATTTGTGTCCACTGATTTTAGGTGTGACAGGGTTCGAGTATTTGTTAACTATAAGAACACTGTCACTCGTGTGCCCAACATTGGttaa
- the LOC137820992 gene encoding hexosyltransferase GAUT11-like — translation MRRRAADFRRPVRRRFAYWIWLLLGAFSLAGLVLFFLQHHYREYRVYRPFLERNAKVENSAKRLNFTEEILSVTSFSRQLSEQMVLAKAYVIIAKEHNNLHLAWELSSKIRSCQLLLSKAAMTGDPVTMEEAEPVIKSLSSLIFKAQDVHYDIATTIVMMKSYIQALEERANTATIQSTVFAQLSAEALPKSLHCLNVKLMTDWLKMTSRQKFSHKSRISPQLSDKNLYHFCIFSDNVLATSVVVNSTVINADHPKHLVFHIVTDGIIYGAMKAWFLSNDLKGATVEVQNIEEFHWLNESYSPIVKQLHSPESRAFYFGPYQGVNIEPKLQNPKFVSLLNHLRFYIPEIYPLLEKIVFLDDDVVVQKDLTPLFSLDLHGNVNGAVETCLEAFHRYYKYLNFSNSIISSKFDPQTCGWAFGLNIFDLGAWRKANVTAKYHYWQEQNADGTLWKLGTLPPALLSFYGLTEPLDRRWHVLGLGYDLNIDNRLIESAAVIHFNGNMKPWLKLAIGRYKPLWHRYINQSHPHLQDCATA, via the exons ATGCGGCGACGGGCAGCCGATTTTCGGCGCCCGGTTCGGCGGCGGTTCGCTTATTGGATCTGGTTGCTTCTCGGTGCCTTCTCTCTTGCCGGTCTTGTTTTGTTCTTCCTGCAACATCATTACCGCGAATATCGCGTATATCGCCCTTTTCTG GAGAGAAATGCTAAAGTAGAAAATTCTGCTAAGAGATTGAATTTTACTGAAGAAATTTTAAGTGTAACATCCTTCTCACGGCAACTATCAGAGCAAATGGTTCTGGCCAAGGCTTATGTGATTATTGCCAAAGAGCACAATAATCTTCACCTTGCCTGGGAGCTTAGCTCAAAAATTAGAAGTTGCCAGCTTTTGCTTTCTAAAGCTGCCATGACTGGGGATCCTGTGACCATGGAGGAAGCTGAGCCAGTTATTAAAAGCCTGTCTTCTCTAATTTTCAAGGCACAGGATGTCCATTATGACATTGCAACCACTATAGTGATGATGAAATCGTATATTCAAGCACTTGAAGAACGTGCAAATACAGCAACAATTCAAAGCACTGTGTTTGCTCAACTATCAGCTGAAGCACTACCCAAGAGTCTCCATTGCTTAAATGTGAAACTTATGACTGATTGGCTAAAGATGACATCTCGGCAAAAATTCTCACATAAGAGTAGAATCTCTCCCCAGCTCTCAGATAAAAATCTATATCATTTCTGCATTTTTTCAGATAATGTACTGGCAACTTCTGTAGTTGTTAACTCAACAGTCATCAATGCAGACCATCCAAAACACTTAGTTTTTCACATTGTTACTGATGGTATCATTTATGGAGCAATGAAAGCATGGTTCCTCAGTAATGACTTAAAAGGGGCTACCGTAGAGGTGCAGAATATTGAGGAATTTCATTGGTTGAATGAATCTTATTCTCCAATTGTCAAACAGCTACACAGTCCAGAATCACGAGCCTTTTATTTTGGACCTTATCAAGGTGTAAATATTGAGCCAAAATTGCAGAACCCCAAGTTTGTGTCTTTGCTAAATCATCTTCGGTTTTACATCCCTGAGATATATCCATTACTTGAGAAAATTGTTTTCCTTGATGATGATGTTGTTGTTCAGAAGGACCTAACCCCACTTTTCTCCCTGGATTTGCATGGAAATGTGAATGGTGCTGTTGAAACTTGTCTCGAAGCATTTCATAGGTACTACAAGTATCTCAACTTCTCAAATTCGATTATAAGCTCAAAGTTCGATCCACAGACATGTGGATGGGCATTTGGTCTGAATATTTTTGACCTGGGTGCATGGAGGAAAGCAAATGTGACCGCAAAGTATCATTATTGGCAAGAGCAGAATGCTGATGGGACACTCTGGAAGCTTGGTACACTTCCCCCTGCTCTTCTAAGCTTTTATGGTTTGACAGAACCACTTGACAGAAGATGGCATGTATTAGGATTGGGTTATGACCTAAATATTGACAACCGCCTGATTGAAAGTGCAGCAGTTATTCACTTCAATGGGAACATGAAACCATGGCTGAAGTTAGCTATAGGCAGGTATAAGCCATTATGGCATAGGTACATAAATCAAAGTCACCCTCATCTACAAGATTGTGCCACAGCTTAA